A stretch of DNA from Thermodesulfobacteriota bacterium:
CTTCATGGCTCCGTCCATGGAGGCGATCCTGCGGGTGATCGTGTATGGGGTGGAAAAACAGCCCTGCCCGATTCCGGACTAACGGCCCCTGGCCCACGGGTGCCAAAGAGCTGCACCGCCTCTCCTGCTGTCGCCCCGTGGGAGAGCAAAGGGAGAGGTGTTGCCGAAATCGGCCAGCGCGGCCGCTGGTTCAGGCGATCAAGCTCAGGCCACCGACTGTAAGGATCCCTTGGGACCGCCACAGCGGGGATCTGAGCAGTCAAACGGTCAACCCCCTGCCCAACTTGGCCAAAACGGGAACTGCTGAGAAGATTGCAGATCGGTATCCAATCAGATACACTGTAGCTTATGAACACCTTTCTCCGCTCGGAAGAGTTTGATGCTTGGCTTTTTGGCTTGAAAGACAGAGTAGGGCGCGCCCGGATCGCCCATCGAATCCGGTCTGCCGAGCAAGGTAATTTCGGCGACTGTGAGGCGGTTGGCGAAGGAGTCTCCGAAATGCGCATCCACGTCGGGCCTGGTTACCGAGCTTATTTCACCCGGCGCGGAGAGGTGGTCTATCTGCTTCTCTTGGGCGGCGAGAAGTCGTCGCAGAAGCGCGACATCAAACGCGCTATTGAAATGGCGCGGGCTCTAGACAAGGAGTAAACCATGGCCAAATTTTCCCCCTTCGATGCTGCCGACTACCTCGATGATGAAAAAACCATTGCGGAAT
This window harbors:
- a CDS encoding type II toxin-antitoxin system RelE/ParE family toxin — its product is MNTFLRSEEFDAWLFGLKDRVGRARIAHRIRSAEQGNFGDCEAVGEGVSEMRIHVGPGYRAYFTRRGEVVYLLLLGGEKSSQKRDIKRAIEMARALDKE